A region of the Thermogladius calderae 1633 genome:
GACGAAATGTTGCGACTCAATTTTATAGGGCGTGATAACGTAATAGGTACAAGGCGGGTGTGGCGAGTGTCTAAACCGCAACAACCACAAACCTCCAAGAGCAAGGAGCTAAAGATCGTTACAAGGCATGTCGTGTCCTTGAGCGACGTCGAGAAGAACCCTAGACTGATAAAGCTCCTATACATTACCTCCCAATTCAAGGACATAAGCGAAAAAGCACTGATACACCTCCTCTACTACATGCGACAAAACGGGTACGACCTCGGCTACAACTTCGTCGTCATAGGGCAGACCCCAACGAGTAAGGACGTGTCAAGCGACCTCTCAGTTCTCAAGTACCTCGGCTTACTAGAGGTGAACGAGAAGAAGAAACTGTCTGTGAGCAGCCTAGGCAGGGAGTTCTTAGGGAAACACCTCGAGACGTCCCTTAAGAACGACAAGGAGGCCATAGAGAAACTCGTCAACGAGCTTAAGACCAGAATCGCCCCAATTGATACGGAAGTCGAGATTAAGGTCAAGAGAAGGGCGTCCAAAGCGTAACCGAGAGCTCTAGACCTCTGTTTCAAGAACGCTATATTTGGAGCTGTACCCTCTTGGGCTCCTTCTCGCCTTTCTCGTAGAACAGCAGCGGGTTTAGTTTACCCTCCGCCGACAGTTTCTTCAAGAACTCGTTGTACCTGCTCGTGTGCTCTATGTCGAGGTCTATGAGGCCGTAGAGTAGTACCCTCAACTTCTCCCACAGGTCCACCAGCATCTCCCTCGGCATGTGTGCTGTGATAGCCGGGTCTTTCAACCACTGGTCGAAGGCCTCTATAGTCCTCATCATGTGCTGGAAGGCCATTCTAGACAGCAGTATAAGGGCGAGTCTATCGGCCTCTCTGTAGTCCACCTCAGCCTTCTTGAACCCCTCCTTGACCTCCTGTTGCCTCTTAACCCATGCCTCTAGGTTTGCGAAGATGTCCCCCATTACAGCCCACATCCAAGTTGATTGTTAAGGTGTAATAGGTAGCTACCCTAATAAGCTCTAGCCCCCACTTGTCTTGGACAAATTGAACGGCTTCCCCTCGTAGACTACGTGGCTGGGGAGCTTGTCTCTATAGGTCTCCAGGAATTTGAGGTCTGACTCGGCCTTCCTCTTCTTGTCCGGCAACAAGTAGACTATACCGTTCTTGATCGGGTACCACCTGCCACAGCTAGGACAGTAAAGAACGCCCGTCTTGATGCCTACTCTTAAACACTTGTCGCACGGGTACTGCTCTCCTTTGACTACGGGCTTGTTCAAGTAGGCACAGTAATTACGGCATATAGGGAACTCCAGCCCCGTGGTGTCGACGTCTTGCTCCTCCGTCTCTATTACCACTAGCTGGAGAGGGTGGTGTTTACACTCGACGCACCGTATAAAGTCTACGCCCCAGTAACGCATCATGTTCTCTCGCCCGCTACCTCGCCGATGATCTTCTCTATCCTCTCAACTATCTCCCTAGCTTTACTCTCGCTTTCCGCCTCGAGCATTACTCTGAGGAGGGGCTCTGTGCCGCTTGGACGGACGAGAACCCAGTAGCCTCTGCTAATCACCTTGACGCCGTCTACGGTTATCTGCCTCTCGTTCTTGAACTCCTCCTTCACCCTTTCAACTACTTTCAGAGCAGTCTCTCTGTCCATACTGTACTTTTTCTTCAAGACGTAGACCTTGGGAAGCATGCCGTACAGCTCGCTAGGTTTAGCCCTGAGCCTCGCGAGCATCTCGAGGAACAACGCCATAGTCATCCCACCGTCCCTAACGTACTGGTGCGGGGGGTACATGAACCCGCCGTTCTCCTCGAACCCGCACAACACGTCCTGGTGCTTCTTCATCTCGTGGGCTATGTCGACACTCCCAACCTTCAACCACACCACACTGACGCCCAGGGGCCTAAGCACGTCTTCGATCATGGTACTACTAGAGACCGCCGTGAAGACCTTAGACCCCTTCTCGCCCCGCTCCTTCTTCAGGTAGTAGGCTAAGAGCGTGGCCGTCCTGTCCCCCCACTGCACCACCCCGTTTTCGCCTATTACTATGACCCTGTCCGCGTCGGCGTCGTGTGCAAACCCTGCTACGGCCCCGTAGTCCTTTACCAGCTTCGCAGTCTCCACGAGCGTCTCAGGCGTGGGCTCCGGGTTCCTGGCAGGGAAGAGGGGGTCTAGCGTGCCGTTTACGACCACGGCCTTGACGCCGAGCTTCATAGCGATCTTGGGGGTAGTCAAGGCGCCAACGCTGTTGACGGGGTCTACGACGATTTTGAAACCCGCCTTTGCTATGAGGTCTCTGTCAACGAGTTTGACGACACCATCCACGTATATGTCGTTACACACCCTGAACTCAACAACGTCGTTCACAACGCTCCTCCAGCTAGAGACCCTGAACTTGCTACTCAGGTAGATTTCTTCGATTTCGTCTTCGTGTTCCCTGGGTATCTCGACGCCGTCCGGCCCGATCACTTTTATCCCGTTGTACTCCGGTGGGTTGTGGCTAGCTGTGATCATCACGCCGCCGTCAAAACCCTCTTTTTTAACACAGTACTGGAGCGCTGGTGTCGGAGTGTAAGCGGCGTCGTATACTTTAACGCCCGCAGACAACAGACCCCCTATCACAATACTCTTGATCATGTCGCCTCCAGCCCTAGAGTCCCTGCCGATGACGACTCTAGACCCCTCTCCAAAGTAGCTGCCGATAGCCTGGGCCATCTTCAAGACGAACTCGGGTGTTAACGTCTCGTTGACTACGCCTCTAATCCCATCTGTACCGAAGTACCTGCCCAAGACCTACACCTAATGTTCAACCACTAATAAGAGGTGTTACCAAGTATTTTAATAAACTCTGATAGAACCCTAGGCTAGGAGTCCCCGATGTACGTGGTAGTGCTAGCGTCGCAGGGTTGCGGCGACCTAGCCGAGATAAAGAGGTACAAGAGCGCTAGGAAAGTACTCATGTATACTAGGGGCGTCGAGAGGCTTGTTAGGGGGTTGACGCGAAGTATAGACGAGGAGGTCGTGCTGGTGAAAGTTGGCGATTTTAGCGAGGAGAACATGCTCAAGCTCTACGTAATGTACCCACCGGAACTCGTTTTAAACTGCGATTGTTCATTTAAATTCACAGGCTACACCGAGCTCGTTAAATCAAGTGGTGTAGAAGAGGTCAATATCTGTCTTGACAATGCATAGACTCGTCATAGGGATAGACGAGGCGGGTAGAGGACCCTTAATCGGGGACATGGTCGTTACCGGCGTAGCCGTGTCTAGTAGTGTGATAAGTAGACTCGAGCAGCTCGGTGTCAGGGATAGCAAGACCTTGTCTCCTGGAGCAAGGTCCAAGGCGAGGGCCGCGGTCTTAAGCGAAGTTCCGGTGTCTTTCGTCTCGATCTACGTCCACGCCGCCGAAATAGATTCGAAGAACTTAAACACGGCTACGTTGGAAGCCGCCAAGAGAGTACTTCTCCTGGTCCGCGAGTTGGCGTGGAGAGGCGGGGAGGTCGAGATCTATGTCGACGAGATAAAAGGCGCGGAGTCCAAGCTGAGGCGTTTTTCCATGGAGCTCTACGGGGACAAGCTAGTGGTATTTGTCATGGAGCCGGAGGCCGACTCAAAGTACCCGGCGGTCTCCCTGGCGAGCATAATAGCCAAAACGCTTAGAGACGAGAGTATCCAGCCCGGTAGAGTCCTCTTCGGCGATTACGGTTCAGGTTACTCCGCTGACCCGAAGACGGTTAAGTGGGTGACCGAGTACTCTAAGGTAAGCCCGCCACCGCTCATAGTGAGAAGGAAGTGGAGGAACTTGGAGAGGCTCGCCCCCTCATGGTGGAAGAAGAGTGCTAGAAGCCTCCTCGACTACGTTAAGAGGGGTGAGGCCTAGATGGTGACGAACCTCCCAGCCGAGGCCAAGGCCAAGTGGCTGAAAGTACTCGAGGCTAGAACCCTAGAGGAAAAGATCAAAGCCCTCGAAGAGTTCCTGTCCGCTGTTCCTAAGCACAAGGGGACCGAGAACCTAAGGGAGTGGGCTACTAAAAGACTGGCCGAGCTGAGAGACGAGCTCGAGGAGAGGAAGAGAAAGGCGACCAGGCGGGGGGTAAGCTTCCTCGTAGAGAAGGAGGGGGCTGCCCAGGTAGTACTCGTTGGGCTGCCTAACTCAGGTAAGAGCCTTTTAGTCCACAAACTGACAGGTGCTAGAACAAGAGTCTCCGAAGTACCCTTCTCTACAACGTTCCCCCAGGTAGGCATGTTGAGGTACGAAGACATATACTTCCAGCTGGTCGATACCCCACCGGTATTACCGGGTAAAGGCCCGTACAACACCAAGGTCATGGGCCTCTGCCGAAACGCTGACTTGATCCTACTGGTTCTAGACGCTACTAGGGACGTCGTAGGCGACTACCTGACGTTGAGAAAGGAGCTGGAGTCGGCTGGGATACTCCTTTCGAGGCCTAGGGGGAGGGTGGAGATCGAGAGGTTCAAGACCGGGAAAGTAGGTATAAGGGTGACCATGATGGGCGAACTAGTTAACGCCACCGTCGAGGACGTAAAGAAACTCCTGGCGTCCTACAACATCTACAACGCACACGTCAAGATCATGGGTAGCGTAAGCCTTGACGACGTCGAGCACGCGATCTTCGGAAACGTCCTATATAAGCCCTCGGTCACCGTGGTTAACAAGATCGATCTCGGCGGTAATGCAGTCGTCCAGGAGCTGGTGAGCAAGGCCGGCGTTCCAGGCGTAGTCGTAGGGGTGTCAGCACTGACCGGTGAGGGCCTCGACAAGCTGGGCGAGCTGATCTTCAGGGAGCTAGAGATAATCCGCGTCTACACAAAGTCTCCTCATGGAGGGGTCTCGAATAAACCGCTCATCCTCAAGAGAGGGGCGACAGTACTAGACGTCGCCAGGCGTGTCCACGAGGACTTTGTTAAGAACTTCCACTACGCCAGAATATGGGGTCCCTCATCTAAGTACCCCGGCGAGAAAGTCGGGCTCGACCACGTATTAATGGACAAGGACGTGGTCGAGATCCACCTCAAAGACTGATATCGGAGACGTTGCGCTGTCCTGGGTCATCGGCTCGTCTACCCCTGAGCCGATCACGAGCTCAAGAGGCATGACTCGCTTCATCGCCTCACCAATAATTCTCTGCAAGGGGGTTTATGAACTAAGCTCACGTGGCTCCGTGTTGCTCATACCATATCTTGTAGGCCTCGATCATCTTCGGCGATATGCTTGGCTTCCTTCTGTTGATCACCTGCACGAAGTCCTCCATAGTGAGCCTCCTCTCGACACTGCCCGAGGCCTTCCCGTCTTGTCTCTCGTTCAGCTCCTCCGCGATGTTGTTCTGAACCTCTTTCACGATAGAGGCAATATCAGCGGAGCTGTATCCCTCGGTCATTTCGGCCAGCTTGTCTAAGTCCAGCTCGTCGGCTTTGTAAACGCTAGAGAGCTTGTCGATATAGTACTTGAAGAGTGCCTTCCTGACTTCCCTATCCGGCGGCGGGACGTATACCCTCTTCTCGAACCTCCTGATGAAGCCTATGTCGAGTTTCCACGGCTTGTTCGTGGCACCAATCACAAACAGGGGTAGCTTACTGTTTTCTTTCTCCTTTAAACCGTCCATCTCCATCAAGAACTGGTTCCGCATCCTCTTCTCGCCGCCGACCTCGTCGCTGTACTCTTGGAACAGACCGTCTACTTCGTCGATGAAGATGATAACCGGGGTACCGCTAGAGGCGATCTCCCTAGCCTTATTGAATACCTTAGCTACGTTCTTCTCCGACTCTCCGAGCCACTTGCTCATGATTGTCGCAGGGCTCACGTTTATGAGCGCCGCGTTTATCTCGTTGGCTAGCGCAATGGATATCTCGGTCTTCCCACAGCCAGGGGGGCCGAATAGGAGTATGCCTTTAGGCCACCCAAGCGGGTACAGGTGTGGCGTCTTTACAGGGTAGATGACAGCCCTCTTCAAGGCCTTCTTCACGTCTTCCAGGTCGACTAGGTCGTCGAACTTCTTCTTGTTACTCCTCTTGTCCGGCATCAAGATTTCTACGTCGTCTTTAGAGACGTCTCCAGGTGAGCCCC
Encoded here:
- a CDS encoding AAA family ATPase; protein product: MAMHYLVEKGTEYARLAVELDKKGEYEKAIKYYKAAIELFSKYLSLYPDNSLADFYKDLIAKYKLRIEILEKHMEKASAAGGSPGDVSKDDVEILMPDKRSNKKKFDDLVDLEDVKKALKRAVIYPVKTPHLYPLGWPKGILLFGPPGCGKTEISIALANEINAALINVSPATIMSKWLGESEKNVAKVFNKAREIASSGTPVIIFIDEVDGLFQEYSDEVGGEKRMRNQFLMEMDGLKEKENSKLPLFVIGATNKPWKLDIGFIRRFEKRVYVPPPDREVRKALFKYYIDKLSSVYKADELDLDKLAEMTEGYSSADIASIVKEVQNNIAEELNERQDGKASGSVERRLTMEDFVQVINRRKPSISPKMIEAYKIWYEQHGAT
- the rnhB gene encoding ribonuclease HII, whose translation is MHRLVIGIDEAGRGPLIGDMVVTGVAVSSSVISRLEQLGVRDSKTLSPGARSKARAAVLSEVPVSFVSIYVHAAEIDSKNLNTATLEAAKRVLLLVRELAWRGGEVEIYVDEIKGAESKLRRFSMELYGDKLVVFVMEPEADSKYPAVSLASIIAKTLRDESIQPGRVLFGDYGSGYSADPKTVKWVTEYSKVSPPPLIVRRKWRNLERLAPSWWKKSARSLLDYVKRGEA
- a CDS encoding DUF2153 domain-containing protein; the protein is MGDIFANLEAWVKRQQEVKEGFKKAEVDYREADRLALILLSRMAFQHMMRTIEAFDQWLKDPAITAHMPREMLVDLWEKLRVLLYGLIDLDIEHTSRYNEFLKKLSAEGKLNPLLFYEKGEKEPKRVQLQI
- a CDS encoding OBG GTPase family GTP-binding protein; its protein translation is MVTNLPAEAKAKWLKVLEARTLEEKIKALEEFLSAVPKHKGTENLREWATKRLAELRDELEERKRKATRRGVSFLVEKEGAAQVVLVGLPNSGKSLLVHKLTGARTRVSEVPFSTTFPQVGMLRYEDIYFQLVDTPPVLPGKGPYNTKVMGLCRNADLILLVLDATRDVVGDYLTLRKELESAGILLSRPRGRVEIERFKTGKVGIRVTMMGELVNATVEDVKKLLASYNIYNAHVKIMGSVSLDDVEHAIFGNVLYKPSVTVVNKIDLGGNAVVQELVSKAGVPGVVVGVSALTGEGLDKLGELIFRELEIIRVYTKSPHGGVSNKPLILKRGATVLDVARRVHEDFVKNFHYARIWGPSSKYPGEKVGLDHVLMDKDVVEIHLKD
- a CDS encoding Trm112 family protein, which produces MMRYWGVDFIRCVECKHHPLQLVVIETEEQDVDTTGLEFPICRNYCAYLNKPVVKGEQYPCDKCLRVGIKTGVLYCPSCGRWYPIKNGIVYLLPDKKRKAESDLKFLETYRDKLPSHVVYEGKPFNLSKTSGG
- the glmM gene encoding phosphoglucosamine mutase; its protein translation is MGRYFGTDGIRGVVNETLTPEFVLKMAQAIGSYFGEGSRVVIGRDSRAGGDMIKSIVIGGLLSAGVKVYDAAYTPTPALQYCVKKEGFDGGVMITASHNPPEYNGIKVIGPDGVEIPREHEDEIEEIYLSSKFRVSSWRSVVNDVVEFRVCNDIYVDGVVKLVDRDLIAKAGFKIVVDPVNSVGALTTPKIAMKLGVKAVVVNGTLDPLFPARNPEPTPETLVETAKLVKDYGAVAGFAHDADADRVIVIGENGVVQWGDRTATLLAYYLKKERGEKGSKVFTAVSSSTMIEDVLRPLGVSVVWLKVGSVDIAHEMKKHQDVLCGFEENGGFMYPPHQYVRDGGMTMALFLEMLARLRAKPSELYGMLPKVYVLKKKYSMDRETALKVVERVKEEFKNERQITVDGVKVISRGYWVLVRPSGTEPLLRVMLEAESESKAREIVERIEKIIGEVAGERT